The Nitrospira tepida genome includes a window with the following:
- the rlmD gene encoding 23S rRNA (uracil(1939)-C(5))-methyltransferase RlmD has translation MGESVVVDIEKLVQGGYGLARLEGRTLFVRGAAPGEQVEVRLGPARGQYQEAWVQRVVRASADRVAAPCEVYGRCGGCQFQHLHYGSELHWKKEILLETLKRVGKIDGLPMPEVVPSPSEYGSRGVVRFGLLRRGNGFALGFHEEGSVRLVAATDCLLLTTVLREQVRVIQTRLGAMASLGCLVHSIELRASSTFDQTLMIVRTDAAHQRAIGRVTDLAQDLPDLVGLVVLGERGGREQRWVEGQDWIAERLDDLLFRIGDRSFMQSNWAVTQSLVQTVIEWTEPTVGLRVLELFAGIGTLGLPLAKRGSLVTMVESNPWASADARRAAKGNHIGRCRFRVAPVEQFLTAEPSMEYDVILLDPPRTGLNRDCVQGLLRADHARLLYVSCDPPTLARDLRRLLDGGYRIVRLQSFDMFPRTAHLETLVELAR, from the coding sequence CGTCGTGGACATCGAAAAACTGGTGCAGGGTGGCTATGGGCTGGCCCGCCTCGAAGGACGCACGCTCTTTGTCCGAGGGGCGGCTCCAGGGGAGCAGGTGGAGGTTCGGCTCGGTCCCGCGCGGGGACAATATCAAGAGGCCTGGGTCCAGCGGGTGGTCAGGGCCTCGGCGGATCGCGTGGCGGCTCCTTGCGAGGTCTACGGCCGCTGCGGGGGCTGTCAATTCCAGCACCTGCACTACGGGAGCGAGCTGCATTGGAAAAAGGAAATCCTGCTGGAGACGCTGAAGCGGGTCGGCAAGATCGACGGGCTGCCGATGCCGGAGGTCGTGCCTTCTCCGTCGGAATACGGGAGTCGCGGGGTCGTGCGGTTCGGTCTGTTGCGCCGGGGCAACGGCTTTGCGCTGGGGTTTCACGAGGAAGGGTCGGTCCGGCTGGTTGCGGCGACGGATTGTCTTCTGCTGACGACCGTCCTGCGGGAACAGGTGCGCGTGATCCAAACTCGACTCGGCGCCATGGCCTCGCTGGGCTGCCTGGTGCATTCGATCGAACTGCGGGCCTCCTCGACGTTCGATCAGACGCTGATGATTGTCCGTACCGATGCCGCTCATCAACGGGCCATCGGCCGCGTGACGGACCTGGCTCAAGACCTGCCCGACCTGGTGGGGCTTGTGGTACTCGGTGAGCGAGGCGGGCGGGAGCAACGGTGGGTGGAGGGGCAGGATTGGATCGCCGAACGGTTGGACGACCTGCTGTTCCGGATCGGCGATCGCTCGTTCATGCAGTCAAACTGGGCCGTCACCCAATCCTTGGTCCAAACGGTCATCGAATGGACGGAGCCAACGGTCGGCCTGCGGGTCCTGGAACTCTTTGCCGGCATCGGCACGCTGGGCTTGCCGCTGGCCAAGCGGGGTTCGTTGGTCACCATGGTGGAGAGCAATCCTTGGGCCTCGGCCGACGCGAGAAGGGCCGCCAAGGGCAATCACATCGGGCGCTGCCGGTTTCGGGTGGCGCCGGTTGAGCAATTTCTGACCGCGGAACCATCGATGGAGTACGACGTGATTCTGCTCGATCCTCCCCGCACGGGCCTGAACCGGGATTGTGTGCAGGGTCTGCTTCGCGCCGACCATGCGCGGCTGCTCTATGTCTCCTGTGATCCGCCGACGCTCGCGCGGGACCTGCGGCGCCTGCTCGACGGAGGGTATCGAATTGTCCGCCTCCAATCCTTCGACATGTTCCCCCGCACCGCCCATCTGGAGACGTTGGTGGAGTTGGCGCGTTAG
- the purM gene encoding phosphoribosylformylglycinamidine cyclo-ligase, translating into MATYRQAGVDIEAGNEFVRRITPLVRSTFRPEVLTDLGGFGGLFRFDPSRYREPVLVSGTDGVGTKLKIAFLMDKHDTVGIDLVAMSVNDIAVSGAEPLFFLDYFATGKLAIGVAETVVRGIAEGCRQAGCALIGGETAEMPSFYPDGEYDLAGFAVGVVDRQKIIDGHDIVPGDLLVGLASTGLHSNGFSLARRVLLDDAVLTVSSRVDDLAHSLGETLLTPTRIYVRTVLKLIAAHRIKGIAHITGGGITENLPRVFPQGRLGLIRRGSWAIPPIFPLIQRLGRVEEEEMYRVFNMGIGLILVVPAEEAEKVVMSARQEGETAWIIGEVAQGSAVERRVDYVG; encoded by the coding sequence GTGGCCACGTACCGACAAGCAGGTGTCGACATCGAGGCGGGCAACGAGTTTGTCCGCCGGATCACGCCGCTGGTCCGCTCGACCTTTCGCCCGGAAGTCCTGACCGATCTTGGGGGATTCGGAGGGCTGTTCCGGTTCGATCCATCGCGGTATCGGGAGCCGGTGTTGGTGTCCGGTACGGACGGCGTGGGGACCAAGCTCAAGATCGCCTTCCTGATGGACAAACACGACACGGTCGGGATCGATCTCGTGGCCATGTCGGTGAACGATATCGCCGTGAGCGGGGCCGAGCCGCTGTTCTTTCTCGATTACTTTGCCACGGGAAAATTGGCGATCGGTGTCGCGGAGACGGTGGTGCGGGGAATTGCGGAAGGGTGCCGGCAGGCCGGGTGCGCGCTGATCGGGGGCGAGACGGCGGAGATGCCCTCGTTCTATCCCGATGGAGAATACGACCTGGCCGGGTTTGCCGTGGGCGTGGTGGACCGGCAGAAGATCATCGACGGGCACGATATCGTGCCGGGAGACCTGTTGGTCGGCTTGGCCTCGACCGGTCTCCACAGCAACGGATTTTCGCTGGCGCGCCGGGTATTGCTTGATGACGCCGTGCTGACTGTGTCGAGTCGAGTGGATGATCTCGCTCACTCGCTCGGCGAAACGTTGTTGACCCCGACGCGCATCTATGTCCGAACCGTCTTGAAACTGATCGCGGCGCACCGGATCAAGGGCATCGCTCATATCACCGGAGGAGGGATCACGGAAAATCTCCCGCGTGTCTTTCCGCAAGGCAGGCTCGGGCTCATCCGACGGGGTTCTTGGGCCATCCCGCCGATTTTCCCGCTGATTCAGCGCCTCGGCCGGGTGGAAGAGGAGGAGATGTATCGGGTCTTCAATATGGGGATCGGTCTGATTCTTGTGGTCCCGGCAGAGGAGGCCGAGAAGGTAGTCATGTCGGCCAGGCAGGAAGGAGAAACGGCTTGGATCATCGGCGAGGTGGCGCAGGGAAGCGCAGTCGAGCGGAGAGTGGACTATGTCGGTTAA
- the purN gene encoding phosphoribosylglycinamide formyltransferase, producing the protein MSVNGKSQRVRIGVLASGRGSNLQAIIDAIEAGTLQAHIVVVISNKRDAQALERARRHGLQDVFVDPKPFAGQPDSREAYDRALLDVLHKHEVELVLLAGYMKIVTPVLTQAYENRMMNIHPSLLPAFPGLDVQKKALEWGVKVAGCTVHFVTPGVDEGPIIVQAAVPVLEQDTPETLATRILAEEHRIYPRAVQLYAEGRLRVEGRRVHVEGAPAAAVTSLLNP; encoded by the coding sequence ATGTCGGTTAACGGAAAGAGCCAGCGGGTCAGGATTGGCGTGCTCGCGTCCGGGCGCGGGTCCAACCTGCAGGCGATCATCGATGCCATCGAAGCCGGCACCTTGCAGGCGCACATCGTTGTTGTGATCAGCAACAAGCGGGATGCCCAGGCGCTCGAACGGGCGCGCCGGCATGGCCTTCAGGATGTATTCGTCGATCCCAAACCCTTTGCGGGGCAACCGGACAGCCGCGAAGCCTACGATCGGGCGTTGCTCGATGTCTTGCACAAGCACGAGGTCGAGTTGGTGCTGCTGGCCGGCTACATGAAGATCGTGACGCCGGTGCTGACCCAGGCCTATGAGAACCGGATGATGAACATCCATCCGTCGCTCCTGCCGGCCTTTCCCGGATTGGATGTGCAGAAGAAAGCGCTGGAATGGGGCGTCAAGGTGGCGGGCTGCACCGTGCACTTCGTCACGCCGGGGGTCGATGAAGGCCCGATCATCGTCCAGGCCGCCGTTCCGGTCTTGGAGCAGGACACGCCGGAGACGTTGGCCACGAGGATTCTAGCCGAAGAACACCGGATCTATCCCAGGGCGGTGCAACTCTATGCGGAGGGCCGGTTGCGGGTGGAGGGCCGGCGGGTTCATGTGGAGGGGGCGCCGGCGGCGGCAGTAACTTCCCTGTTGAATCCCTAG